A genomic stretch from Tribolium castaneum strain GA2 chromosome 6, icTriCast1.1, whole genome shotgun sequence includes:
- the LOC656959 gene encoding uncharacterized protein LOC656959, with translation MYAAAGGASLASRQARQRQRQKQLQQLKNQKELKPHQPKQYHNYTDDGGPKLSRVERGALRPPQGPHERRHSASNYHLKEPPKSRLKESPSISIPVQSRPSLVENHVSASPSLQLPQIFIPEGDGRLERRCSFVRQVEEMEKCPEGGLLDKCNHLCNFEIKDRIWDNKYEFERDLYGSLDYPFSECSQGRAAWQERERGRRCSLSEEARQSRIKQSEAHHRWMKRNRIHDSTYGTGSEEDDFFSVYHQSAAANALLYVGLGTTAIGSVIFFVGTGEKGFKTLELRLIGPTLIACGLLCCLIRVLLCACPSTCLRRRKKTRLKATCPHTSRYPKSRDHVDSAALLSKNKKKVSIVPPSHPQPSTSTQEFKEQKTQEKITLPQINLPEEEAKMARDDSVIELQNLELIYDIQSVSSNDSDDNVTTVVETRTTNDLETCLSVVIERSDNSESSDGVKNQESGDKQTHSGIVLSPLQLGQ, from the exons ATGTACGCGGCAGCAGGGGGCGCTTCGCTCGCCTCCCGCCAGGCGCGCCAGCGGCAGCGCCAGAAGCAGCTCCAGCAGCTCAAGAACCAGAAGGAGCTCAAGCCGCACCAGCCGAAGCAGTACCACAACTACACGGACGATGGGGGGCCCAAGCTGTCGCGGGTGGAGCGCGGGGCGCTGCGCCCGCCGCAGGGGCCCCACGAGCGCCGCCACTCCGCCTCCAACTACCACCTCAAGGAGCCGCCCAAGAGCCGGCTCAAGGAGAGCCCCTCCATCTCGATCCCGGTCCAGAGTCGGCCCTCCCTCGTGGAGAACCACGTCTCGGCCTCGCCCTCGCTCCAGCTGCCCCAGATCTTCATTCCCGAAGGGGACGGCCGGCTGGAGCGGAGGTGCAGCTTCGTCAGACAGGTGGAGGAGATGGAGAAGTGTCCCGAGGGAGGGCTGCTGGATAAGTGCAACCATTTGTGCAATTTCGAGATCAAGGACAGGATCTGGGACAACAAGTACGAGTTTGAGAGGGATCTCTATGGCAGTCTGGATTATCCCTTTTCCGAG TGTTCACAGGGCCGTGCGGCATGGCAAGAGAGGGAAAGGGGGAGACGCTGTTCACTCTCCGAGGAAGCGCGGCAATCACGAATCAAACAATCGGAGGCTCATCACCGATGGATGAAACGGAACAGA ATCCACGACTCCACCTACGGTACCGGTTCAGAAGAAGACGACTTCTTCAGCGTTTACCATCAAAGTGCCGCCGCCAACGCTCTCCTGTACGTCGGTCTGGGCACCACAGCGATCGGCAGCGTGATCTTCTTCGTCGGCACCGGCGAGAAAGGCTTCAAAACCCTCGAACTCCGCCTGATCGGCCCCACGCTGATCGCTTGTGGCCTCCTCTGCTGCCTAATCCGCGTCCTGCTCTGCGCCTGCCCTTCCACGTGTCTCCGGCGCCGGAAGAAGACCCGGCTGAAGGCCACCTGTCCTCACACTTCCAG ATACCCGAAATCGCGCGACCACGTCGACAGCGCCGCCCTCCTCtccaaaaacaagaaaaaggtCTCGATCGTGCCCCCCAGCCACCCCCAGCCCAGCACTAGCACGCAAGAGTTCAAAGAACAGAAAACGCAAGAGAAGATCACTCTGCCACAGATCAATCTTCCCGAAGAGGAGGCGAAGATGGCGCGCGACGATTCCGTCATCGAACTGCAGAATCTCGAGCTAATCTACgacatacagagtgtttcgAGTAATGACAGTGATGATAACGTAACTACAGTTGTCGAAACACGGACGACCAATGACCTTGAGACTTGTCTAAGTGTTGTCATCGAACGGAGTGACAATAGTGAGAGCAGTGATGGGGTCAAAAATCAAGAAAGCGGTGATAAACAAACGCATAGCGGAATTGTGCTCAGCCCACTACAATTGGGACAGTAA
- the LOC657040 gene encoding PAT complex subunit CCDC47 has product MRLCHHFLIFCLLFHASFASKYDDVYDNEFAEFEDFEAEDEAIPVENAPESEFKESSQDSIQTDDDQDIIIDDDDSEFEHFQDLEEFEGFENKDEKPVTEPKITITKVPIHFRANWDSYWLEILMVAGLVVYFINFVTGKSKNTKIANVWLQTHRQLLEDNFSLVGDDGALEKTENVGFVKESENIFTLWCSGRTCCEGMLVELKLIKRQDLVAIISGMMRPTLDQLHIKVTMNKDDMDSFVFCVASKKTALHLSKEMADLSVYCPERRPGEKHNIPACFNVMSEIAEATSAMLDAKVVAVLHKYTEFVDYIHFSDQYSGPKQQEDTGVLKLPDNQKVLMFGFNMPLKGMALEEAMNQLKPLLVMVFYCMEKVKKYRLSREGKLKADKNRQRVEEAFLKSTHQARAEAAAARREERRRLEKEKVMAEDDPERQRRWEEKEQKRQAKKRAPKMKQLKVKAL; this is encoded by the exons ATGCGTCTATGTCATCACTTCCTCATTTTTTGCCTCCTATTTCACGCGAGTTTCGCGTCCAAGTACGACGACGTGTACGACAATGAGTTTGCAGAGTTTGAGGATTTTGAGGCCGAGGACGAAGCAATTCCGGTCGAGAACGCGCCCGAAAGTGAGTTCAAAGAGTCTAGTCAAGACAGTATCCAGACTGACGACGATCAAGATATTATAATTGATGACGATGATTCGGAGTTTGAACATTTCCAAGACTTGGAGGAGTTCGAAGGGTTCGAAAACAAGGACGAGAAGCCCGTAACCGAGCCGAAAATTACCATAACTAAAGTTCCTATACACTTTCGGGCCAATTGGGACAGCTACTGGCTTGAGATTTTAATGGTGGCGGGTTTGGTCGTCTACTTCATTAATTTCGTGACTGGCAAGAGTAAAAACACGAAAATCGCCAACGTTTGGTTGCAAACGCACCGACAGCTCCTCGAGGACAACTTTTCCCTAGTTGGGGACGACGGGGCGTTGGAAAAAACCGAAAATGTGGGCTTTGTTAAAGAGAGCGAAAACATCTTCACTCTGTGGTGCAGTGGCAGGACTTGCTGCGAGGGAATGTTGGTAGAACTGAAGCTGATCAAG cgCCAGGACTTGGTGGCCATCATTTCTGGAATGATGCGCCCCACACTGGACCAACTCCACATCAAAGTCACAATGAATAAGGACGATATGGAcagttttgtgttttgtgtTGCGTCGAAAAAAACCGCTTTGCACTTATCGAAAGAAATGGCCGATTTAAGTGTGTACTGTCCCGAGCGAAGGCCCGGGGAAAAACACAATATCCCGGCCTGCTTTAACGTAATGAGCGAAATCGCCGAAGCGACCTCTGCCATGTTGGACGCGAAAGTGGTCGCTGTGTTGCATAAATATACCGAATTCGTTGATTACATTCACTTTTCGGACCAATATTCTGGACCGAAACAACAGGAAGATACGGGCGTTTTGAAATTACCTGATAATCAAAAAGTGCTAATGTTTGGGTTCAATATGCCCTTGAAAGGCATGGCCTTGGAAGAGGCGATGAATCAGCTGAAGCCGCTCCTGGTCATGGTGTTCTACTGTATGGAAAAGGTCAAGAAGTACAGGCTGTCGAGagaag GTAAATTAAAGGCCGACAAAAACCGGCAGCGCGTGGAGGAGGCTTTTCTGAAGTCGACGCACCAGGCGCGAGCCGAGGCGGCGGCAGCACGTCGTGAAGAGAGACGCCGTTTGGAGAAGGAGAAAGTTATGGCCGAGGATGACCCCGAACGCCAGCGACGCTGGGaagaaaaagaacaaaaaagacAAGCCAAAAAACGTGCTCCCAAAATGAAACAACTGAAAGTGAAAGCGTTGTAA